The nucleotide window AACCGGTCGCGCAGCTGATTGAGTACCTGTCCGACAAGGCCGTCAAGGCCGGTGATTCCAGCCTGTCTGTGCTGCCTGAGTTGTTCACCTCCGGCAAGGCCCAAGTGGGCATCGTCCTGTCGGAGCGCCTCATCAACATGCCGGCCGAAGTCATCCCGCCCATGTGGAACATGATGATCGAGGAGATCCAGGACGCCGTGGACGACAAAGAGCCATACGAGTTTACGCACTACCTGGTGGTGTCGCGCGCGTACGTCGAGGTCGAGTCGAGCTTGGaccaggaggagcagaagcgcAAGCGGCTACGCGATGAGAAGGGCCTGCAGTACTTCCACCCTGAGGACGAAGAGATGCGCAAGCATGCTGTCGGTGCGGGCACCTACACTTTTACCAAGGAGGGAGACTCAGCCGACAGCAAGCGTGCGTTCCAAGAGCTGGGCGTCAAGTCACAGGGTTTCATGATGCTTATTGAGGCGGGCAGGTTCAAGCAGGCTGTCAAAGCTATCGGGGATTGCATTGGCGCGGCCAACTAATTTACCATAATGGATTGCGAGAATTATGAAGCACCGAGAAATGGGGGAACGTGAACGGGAAATTTCAACGCATCGTCAGTTCCTGCCTGCAGTGCTGTggattttgttgttgttttaaTTAGGTGCCGGTTACTTGCATCATGGCTATTGGGCGGGCGCCGGCTCCAGTCTCTGCATGAGATACtcaacctccaccaccttggtAAGAGGAATCACGAACTCCTCGTACATAGCGACGACGGCCTCGACGTTAATCTTGCGCTGGCTCTCCGCCTCGGAGGCGCCTATTGACGGGTCGGTACCGTAGGTTTCCGCCTTAAGCTTCAATCTCTCCAGCACCTTCTTCTCAACAGCCTGGTTGGTGATAGCCTCTCCAATGGCTTCGCGATCACCGGCCTGGATGTACTTTGTGAACTTTTCCGTCTCAGACTGGAACTTGGATTCGGCGACAAATTTGCCAAAGTGAATGCGCCGGGAGATGGCCTGCAGGCAGGCGATATCGCAGGTAGCAGAGGAACCGTAGTTCTCCTTGTTGACACCACGATCCTCACGGCCAAAGTCGGGGCACACGCTGGGAAGGAACTTTTGCGTATAGAACTCTTTGATCTGATCGTTCACATTGACGTTGTTGGGGTGGAGGATCTGGGGGTAGTCGATCGACTCGAGGATGGGCTTCTGCACGGCGTCGGGGAAGAAAGGGTATTCGTCGGGTGACTCGTAGCGACGCATGAGGGACTGGAGACGCTCCTGCTGCCACAAGTACCAGTCCATCAAGCTGAGGTCGGTGTCGGGGAGCGGGACGGCGCCAGGGATGTAAATGTTCTTATTGAGGGGGAATTGAACACGCTCGATCAAATGGAATATGATGGTGTCCTCTAGACGGCTGTTCGACACACGTATCAGTTGGCATAGGTTCCAGGATTGTCGAGGTGATCGTTCAGTGCTTGAGCTCTCTCTTGACTCACATTAGCTGGTAGCGAATGCGCGAAAGATCAAGCGCCTTGTCGACGTCAGACAGTTCGATGATAGCGTCCATCTTGAAAGCCGAGGTGTCGCGGTAGGTGCAATAACGGCTTGGAATAGAGATTTGGGTTATATGTGCAAGTAAGATATCAATTGACAAAGAAGACAAGAGGCAGTTGTTGTGTACAGTGAGCGTTGAGTCCCTCCTGAGGACCCTCAACCGGCAGAGTTGGGACCAAACAATCGCAACTTCGATATCGGACAACAATCAGATTCCCACGTTGCAACGGCCCTGTTAAAATTTAGGTTGTTCATTTGTACATTGGTACATATGACGCACCAATACTGCGGATCCGGTACCCCACTGGCCCTCCAGCGGCTTTCTTGGCAGACACCGGATCCCTGCTCTCGTTACACCCCCTTCTGAACGGAGGCCGAGCCTGAATTGGCGCGTCGCTTGCGTGCGGGGAACCAGGGCCAGGGGGGTGAGGGGAAGAAATGGGAATTGAGGGGGCGCGCTATCGGCTGGCCGGGAAATCCACCTCCCCGCCAACATGCTGCGACCAGCCTGCTGCCAGCCGCAGAGACCGACCACCGAGGGCCCAGTGTGTTTAGAGGGTACCTTTCAAACTATGTGTCCCAGAGACGTGTGGTGGTAGCTGTTAACAGACTAGCTAAAGTGATTCCTGCCACGGTGCTTCACCAGGTTCACACATCAAATTTGTGCCGCATCCACGCGCGCGAACTTGGAGCGAGGTACCTTACCTGATCAACCTCTACAACATCGGGCCATCCGCAGCTGCTGCAATTGATTCAGCCTGCCGTGGTTACATGTTGCTGCCGCGGACTCTGACATTGACAACATCGCTTCGGCATCGCTACCACTAGCCGCAGCTGCGCTCGATTCCCGGCCGTGCGATTTGGCAGCGATAGTAGCGCCCGCAGGATTTTTCTCGCGTCGTCGTCCAAGTGTCCTGCTTCTATTCGACCTCTTTGCGCTTTAGTAGTTCGTCGGGCGGCAACAACCTCTTGGGCATTTCTTTGAACCTTTTTCGATTGGGTAGCAGCCTCCCGGTGCCAACGGATGGCCAACTCCGATCAGAACCGTGATGTGTTCCCGGACGATGTGTCGATTGATGACGATACCTCCGTAATCTCTGTGAGCTCTCCTCACCTTCGTCTCCCGCACTCTGTTCACCACCATGATGACACCCTTCTGCCTCTCCTGAGTCCTTTCCGCATTGCGCTTGGCGCAGCCCAAGAACCACAAACTAATGCAAGATGGGTGAACTGCAACAGACTCGGGGTCTCGAGGCCTTCGGTCGCAAAGTGACGACAACAGCAAGTCACTTGATCGGCCCCATCACCGACCCGACCTCTCATCCTCACTACCAGACCGCCATGACCGAGATACACAAGCAGCTCCAGAAGCCCACGCTTCAACGGGGCGTCTTCGCTATAGCGCGTACGACGCCCACCGATTTAGTGCGCTCCAAGCTGTCGTCAAAGGAAATTCAATCTCGAGCACTGGCCTACGTGCCCGATGAGCTTCTCAGAAACATCCCTGCCAGCTCCAACTCATACTCGTTATTCCAGGGCTTTCAGGCCAGTTTTCCCGACTTTACCGATGATGGAAAGAAGCACAAGCGACGGGTGTCTCGGGGGAGGAAGATGCTCGATGAGAGCCCTGTGCAACCAGGAAGCCCGCACGCGGTACAGAGGTTAAAAAAAGATAAGGCGTCAATGATGCACCAACTTGAAATGCTTGGTGTTCGGAAAAATATGGCTAGCAGCGAGATCCGTGAGATTGATAACAAAATCGCCAATCTGCACGGCATGCGCAAGATCATCCTCGACAGGCTCGCTAATCTTgaaaaagaggaggcagTATTAGAGCATGACAGTAAGTGTTTATGCGCTTAATCTTGGGACCTCCTACTAACCGCAACTGGCAGTCATGGATGTTGAGAGCAGGCTAGACGAAGCTCAAGAACTTGCTGATGAGGCGGAAtcgttggcgatggcgacACCGAACAAGTCTGAGGAGGATCTATCAAGAACTGAAGAAGGATTCATGTCGCAATCCATCTACGAGAAATTACCAGCAGCCAACACTCCTCCTGGAAAAAAGAAGCCTCGCAACCATCGCAAGAAGACACTCCCGATTCTCCACGAACATTTCGAGCCAGGCACGATGATTCGCTCGATGCGCGCGCACCAGGATAACATCACGGCTCTCGACTTCGATGCTCCCTTTGGTCTCATGGTTTCGGCTGCAATGGATGACTCGGTTCGTGTGTGGGACTTGAACGCCGGGCGCTGCATCGGTACTCTTGAAGGTCACACGGCATCTGTACGCACTCTTCAAATTGAAGATAACTTCTTGGCTACTGGCTCTATGGATGCGACAATCAAGCTGTGGGACCTGAGCAAGGCCCACTACGACCCTCAGGGTAGCcaggaggttgatgaggaggacgaggacctTGCGTTTGTCAACCCGAACGATCACGCAGTCGATCCGCCTGCCGGAAGCATGGCTGATTGCCCTCTTTTCACTCTCGAGGCCCATCTCGACGAGATTACGGCCTTGCATTTCAGGGGAGATGTGCTCGTTTCTGGCTCCGCCGATAAGACGCTTCGTCAGTGGGATCTTACAAAGGGTCGTTGCGTGCAGACATTGGACGTGATGTGGGCCGCCGCCCAAGCCACCGCAATGGGCAGCAGTGACGGTCCCTGGAGACAGACCAGCCGCTCTGCCGACGGATCCGCAGACTTCGTTGGTGCCCTGCAGGTCTTCGAGTCTGCTCTGGCTTGCGGTACTGCTGACGGTATGGTTAGACTCTGGGATCTTAGAAGTGGACAGGTGCACCGTAGCCTGGTTGGACATACCGGCCCGGTTACTTGCCTCCAGTTTGATGATGTTCATCTCGTCACTGGCAGCTTGGACAGAAGCATTCGTGTAAGCAACTTCCTCATTCTGCCATAACACTACGAAACCGAGTGGCACTGACACTGCTCCTTATCACAGATTTGGGATCTTCGCACTGGATCAATCTTCGACGCTTACGCATATGATCACCCTATCACCAGCATGATGTTTGACACCCGCCGGATTGTTTGTGCTGCTGGTGAGGATGTGGTTAAGGTGTACGATAAGGTTGAGGGACGGCATTGGGACTGTGGCGCCGGCATCACTGAGGCTGAGAAGGCCAAGTCCCCTGCAATCGTCGAACGCGTGCGCATCAGGGACGGCTACATGGTCGAAGGCCGTCAAGACGGTGTCGTCGGCGTCTGGACATGCTAAAGGCGACATGGTCcgccggggggggggggttgcaTTGCTTGTACAAATACGACATCATACGACACGACTTACACTGGATTGGAGAAAAAGGGGCGGCCACGTATATTGGTGTTCATGAGTTTATGAAGAGGACTCGTCTAGCGACAAAATGAAGTCATTGTTAGGGTTGGCTGGATACCTTGGGTCTGTACGAGTGTAGGTTCGCAATGGAACTATACAGCAGTTACATGTATCTCTCATCTGTGCAAAACTGAGCCCCTGGCGACAGTTGAGTGATGTATCGCCAACAGAGCCAACCTAAAGCATTGACCCCATTGAAAGAATAGGTGAACGCGCCTGGACGCAAGTGGGGATCATCTCGAATGCGGAAGTCATGAAATCATCGGAGCAGTGTCCGAAGAGGGGTAAAGGTGCTTCTGGTCTACCCTGGCCTCGCCCTTGCTTCCGGTCGTTGAACTCCCTCCACGGAGACAAGCTTATCTCCAGCCGGACTTATAAATCAATGATCTCTGTAGAAAGTGATGGCACAAGATCGAGATTGCGAAAGTTATCCTCTGGTCGTTCGGGGAGTTTGCAAACCCGTCCGCTCCCCACGATCGTCCATGGTCCACCTTAGATTGAACCCCACTTGCCGTACACGGACTCTGAGATCTGGGATCGAAACCATCACCTCCGTCTGCTCGGGTGCCCGAATATCCCCAGTTTTCTTGCGTGCCTGGCATCCCACTGTGGAAGAGCGTAAACTAGAGA belongs to Neurospora crassa OR74A linkage group IV, whole genome shotgun sequence and includes:
- a CDS encoding bcp-1, whose product is MGKKRSREEAQKEVVQNDPTVDKMDEDSDSSDSDEDMDIINVDFELFNYDKDIDFHGVKTLLRQLFDADAQLFDLSGLSDMIIEQNTIGSTCKVDDKANDAYAFLTVLNAWEHREKKPVAQLIEYLSDKAVKAGDSSLSVLPELFTSGKAQVGIVLSERLINMPAEVIPPMWNMMIEEIQDAVDDKEPYEFTHYLVVSRAYVEVESSLDQEEQKRKRLRDEKGLQYFHPEDEEMRKHAVGAGTYTFTKEGDSADSKRAFQELGVKSQGFMMLIEAGRFKQAVKAIGDCIGAAN
- a CDS encoding chorismate mutase; the protein is MDAIIELSDVDKALDLSRIRYQLIRLEDTIIFHLIERVQFPLNKNIYIPGAVPLPDTDLSLMDWYLWQQERLQSLMRRYESPDEYPFFPDAVQKPILESIDYPQILHPNNVNVNDQIKEFYTQKFLPSVCPDFGREDRGVNKENYGSSATCDIACLQAISRRIHFGKFVAESKFQSETEKFTKYIQAGDREAIGEAITNQAVEKKVLERLKLKAETYGTDPSIGASEAESQRKINVEAVVAMYEEFVIPLTKVVEVEYLMQRLEPAPAQ
- a CDS encoding mitochondrial division protein 1, which gives rise to MANSDQNRDVFPDDVSIDDDTSVISTRGLEAFGRKVTTTASHLIGPITDPTSHPHYQTAMTEIHKQLQKPTLQRGVFAIARTTPTDLVRSKLSSKEIQSRALAYVPDELLRNIPASSNSYSLFQGFQASFPDFTDDGKKHKRRVSRGRKMLDESPVQPGSPHAVQRLKKDKASMMHQLEMLGVRKNMASSEIREIDNKIANLHGMRKIILDRLANLEKEEAVLEHDIMDVESRLDEAQELADEAESLAMATPNKSEEDLSRTEEGFMSQSIYEKLPAANTPPGKKKPRNHRKKTLPILHEHFEPGTMIRSMRAHQDNITALDFDAPFGLMVSAAMDDSVRVWDLNAGRCIGTLEGHTASVRTLQIEDNFLATGSMDATIKLWDLSKAHYDPQGSQEVDEEDEDLAFVNPNDHAVDPPAGSMADCPLFTLEAHLDEITALHFRGDVLVSGSADKTLRQWDLTKGRCVQTLDVMWAAAQATAMGSSDGPWRQTSRSADGSADFVGALQVFESALACGTADGMVRLWDLRSGQVHRSLVGHTGPVTCLQFDDVHLVTGSLDRSIRIWDLRTGSIFDAYAYDHPITSMMFDTRRIVCAAGEDVVKVYDKVEGRHWDCGAGITEAEKAKSPAIVERVRIRDGYMVEGRQDGVVGVWTC